A single Kitasatospora kifunensis DNA region contains:
- a CDS encoding phosphocholine-specific phospholipase C, whose product MSPLTRRTFLGSAAALGAAVGLDSLPGVAPRAAAATTGTITDVKHVVVLMQENRSFDHYFGSMKGVRGFGDRSTIQLAGGNSVFNQPDGSGRQYPWQLSATNTWWWGSSGELLAQCDGSLDHSWSTQHQAWNNGKMDSWIAAKGSNRTMGYMTRSDIPFHYALADAYTICDAYHCSILSATGPNRTYLWSGMIDPNGTAGGAAYDGGSESGLHWQTYAEALQNAGVSWKVYQNASDNFGDNALAYFNQFTGAASSSPLSQRGMGSVPSTGSTPDDIAAAIKADARAGTLPQVSWVVANQLFSEHPDGPPENGAHFVNLVLQALAADTDTFNSTVLFLNYDENDGFFDHVPPPAAPAGTAGEFYSGTNIGLGFRVPMIIASPWTRGGYVDSQVYDHTSVIRFLETWTAALGTPALCPNISAWRRQVCGDLTGAFDFANPVYGLPGLPDTSATISQATANTQINPGPSNNIMPGQESGTKPARALPYQPNAWVDRIEYDANNQILLWIDMANQGPQASAYAHYSIYANAYRTDGPWQYTVAPYNAATGADGSASDYFNIGANYGNGQYDLTVVGPNRFLRRFTGNATTAGQSTEATTYYAPAPDTGQQAVWFKMTNTGSSSVTFTITSNNYRGGVWTYQVAPGATVTDYFNAVTVAQGWYDFTVTVSSDASWSRRAVGHLETGAVSISG is encoded by the coding sequence GTGTCGCCCCTGACCCGCCGCACCTTCCTCGGCTCCGCCGCCGCGCTCGGCGCAGCCGTGGGCCTGGACTCCCTGCCCGGCGTCGCGCCCCGCGCGGCCGCCGCGACCACGGGGACGATCACCGACGTCAAGCACGTCGTCGTACTCATGCAGGAGAACCGCAGCTTCGACCACTACTTCGGCTCGATGAAGGGCGTGCGCGGCTTCGGCGACCGCTCCACCATCCAGCTCGCGGGCGGCAACAGCGTTTTCAACCAGCCCGACGGCAGCGGCCGGCAGTACCCGTGGCAGCTCAGTGCCACCAACACCTGGTGGTGGGGCAGCAGCGGCGAGCTGCTGGCGCAGTGCGACGGCTCGCTCGACCACTCCTGGTCCACCCAGCACCAGGCGTGGAACAACGGGAAGATGGACTCCTGGATCGCCGCCAAGGGCTCGAACCGGACGATGGGGTACATGACCCGCTCGGACATCCCGTTCCACTACGCGCTGGCCGACGCGTACACCATCTGCGACGCGTACCACTGCTCGATCCTGTCGGCGACCGGCCCCAACAGAACCTACCTGTGGTCCGGCATGATCGACCCGAACGGCACCGCGGGCGGCGCGGCCTACGACGGCGGCAGCGAGAGCGGCCTGCACTGGCAGACCTACGCCGAGGCACTGCAGAACGCCGGGGTGAGCTGGAAGGTCTACCAGAACGCCTCCGACAATTTCGGCGACAACGCCTTGGCCTATTTCAACCAGTTCACCGGTGCGGCCAGTTCGAGCCCGCTGAGCCAGCGCGGCATGGGGTCGGTGCCCAGCACCGGCTCGACGCCGGACGACATCGCGGCCGCGATCAAGGCCGACGCGCGCGCGGGCACGCTGCCCCAGGTCTCCTGGGTGGTGGCCAACCAGCTCTTCTCCGAGCACCCCGACGGCCCGCCGGAGAACGGCGCGCACTTCGTCAACCTCGTGCTGCAGGCGCTGGCCGCGGACACCGACACCTTCAACTCCACCGTCCTCTTCCTCAACTACGACGAGAACGACGGCTTCTTCGACCACGTGCCGCCGCCCGCGGCGCCCGCCGGGACCGCCGGCGAGTTCTACTCCGGCACCAACATCGGCCTCGGTTTCCGGGTGCCCATGATCATCGCCTCGCCGTGGACCCGCGGCGGCTACGTGGACTCCCAGGTCTACGACCACACCAGCGTCATACGCTTCCTGGAGACCTGGACCGCCGCCCTCGGCACCCCCGCCCTCTGCCCGAACATCAGCGCCTGGCGCCGCCAGGTCTGCGGCGACCTCACCGGTGCCTTCGACTTCGCCAACCCGGTCTACGGGCTGCCCGGCCTGCCCGACACCAGCGCCACGATCAGCCAGGCCACCGCGAACACGCAGATCAACCCGGGCCCGAGCAACAACATCATGCCCGGCCAGGAGAGCGGCACCAAGCCCGCCCGCGCGCTCCCCTACCAGCCCAACGCCTGGGTCGACCGGATCGAGTACGACGCCAACAACCAGATCCTGCTCTGGATCGACATGGCCAACCAGGGCCCGCAGGCCAGCGCCTACGCGCACTACTCGATCTACGCCAACGCCTACCGCACCGACGGCCCCTGGCAGTACACGGTCGCCCCCTACAACGCCGCGACCGGCGCCGACGGAAGCGCCAGCGACTACTTCAACATCGGCGCGAACTACGGCAACGGCCAGTACGACCTGACGGTCGTGGGCCCCAACCGCTTCCTGCGCCGCTTCACGGGCAACGCCACCACCGCGGGCCAGAGCACCGAGGCCACCACGTACTACGCACCGGCGCCGGACACCGGTCAGCAGGCGGTCTGGTTCAAGATGACCAACACCGGTTCCAGTAGCGTCACTTTCACCATCACCTCGAACAACTACCGTGGCGGCGTGTGGACTTACCAGGTCGCCCCCGGCGCCACCGTCACGGACTACTTCAACGCGGTGACCGTCGCCCAGGGTTGGTACGACTTCACGGTCACCGTCAGCAGCGACGCCAGCTGGTCCCGCCGGGCCGTCGGCCACCTGGAGACCGGCGCGGTGAGCATCAGCGGCTGA
- a CDS encoding PE-PGRS family protein, which translates to MTGGRDALAELLQRAGLELAGDRRVEEVLPQRGAAWASLFRGPGPSKRLSELWAHGLALNPAVPDELRVGLLGLSHHLLWHPLPTAVVEAAMAHPQWKVRQLLAEAQPNITADQWSRLILGEQDTRHRWILTLLAADRRAQLTDTAYEQLAADPSARIRAEAARLPELPVPLLTVLATDTDPSVRAVVCERAWPQLDSRTRHALLGDADGKVRTEALLSHHQDRPMPREVFDSEDLGDRAVKACPLERDLAEHLARHADRAQRCDLALNPHLDADLVALLAQDSDAGVRSVVALRPDLTEEQRAGIHFDFDPGGHYSPLRWVVALHGDFDAMRRLAASSHPLVRRSVARARRLPADVVEVLARDEDRVVRLFLAESCDDAPADLLVEVWRWWTGSLGFPDRPHSHPNFPRAGLLQYADDPSPRMRRLALDDPQSTAELVERFSRDADEEVRLRAATDPRLSAASAVRLLDDPHERVRNAAARHPRLPARVLVRLLRDTGTAQESARNPLLPARTLRRMIELIQLSA; encoded by the coding sequence ATGACGGGTGGGAGGGACGCGCTCGCGGAACTGCTTCAACGCGCCGGGCTTGAACTCGCGGGCGACCGGCGGGTCGAGGAGGTGCTGCCGCAGCGGGGGGCCGCCTGGGCGTCGCTGTTTCGGGGGCCGGGGCCGTCGAAGCGGCTGAGCGAGTTGTGGGCGCACGGGCTGGCGCTCAACCCGGCCGTACCCGACGAGCTCCGCGTCGGCCTGCTGGGTCTGTCGCACCACCTCCTGTGGCATCCACTGCCGACAGCGGTCGTGGAGGCGGCCATGGCGCACCCGCAGTGGAAGGTCCGGCAGTTGCTGGCGGAGGCGCAGCCGAACATCACGGCCGACCAGTGGAGCCGCCTGATCCTGGGCGAGCAGGACACCCGGCACCGCTGGATCCTGACACTGCTCGCGGCGGACCGGCGCGCCCAACTCACCGACACCGCCTACGAACAGCTCGCCGCCGATCCGTCCGCCCGGATCCGCGCCGAAGCCGCCCGGCTTCCCGAACTGCCCGTGCCGCTACTGACCGTCCTGGCCACCGACACGGATCCGTCCGTACGAGCCGTGGTCTGCGAGCGCGCGTGGCCTCAGCTGGACAGCCGGACGCGGCACGCCCTCCTCGGGGACGCCGACGGCAAGGTCCGCACCGAGGCACTGCTGTCCCACCACCAGGACCGCCCGATGCCCCGCGAGGTCTTCGATTCCGAAGACCTCGGCGACCGCGCGGTGAAGGCCTGCCCCCTGGAGCGCGACCTCGCCGAGCACCTGGCCCGCCACGCCGACCGGGCCCAGCGCTGCGACCTCGCGCTCAACCCGCACCTGGACGCGGACCTGGTCGCGCTCCTTGCCCAGGACTCCGACGCAGGCGTCCGCTCCGTGGTGGCCCTGCGCCCCGACCTCACCGAGGAGCAGCGGGCAGGCATCCACTTCGACTTCGACCCGGGCGGCCACTACTCCCCGCTCCGCTGGGTCGTCGCGCTGCACGGCGACTTCGACGCGATGCGCCGGCTGGCCGCCTCGTCGCACCCCCTGGTGCGCAGAAGCGTCGCCCGGGCCAGGCGCCTGCCTGCGGACGTCGTCGAGGTCCTCGCCCGGGACGAGGACCGCGTCGTGCGGCTCTTCCTCGCCGAATCGTGCGACGACGCACCAGCGGACCTGCTGGTGGAGGTGTGGCGGTGGTGGACGGGCAGCCTCGGTTTCCCGGACCGGCCGCACAGCCATCCGAACTTCCCCCGAGCCGGCCTGCTGCAGTACGCCGATGACCCGAGCCCGCGGATGCGCCGACTCGCACTCGATGACCCGCAGTCGACGGCCGAGCTGGTTGAGCGCTTCAGCCGGGACGCCGACGAGGAGGTGAGGCTGCGGGCCGCCACCGATCCGCGGCTGTCGGCGGCCTCGGCGGTACGTCTGCTCGACGACCCGCACGAGCGCGTACGCAACGCGGCCGCCAGACACCCACGGCTGCCCGCGCGGGTCCTGGTCCGGCTGCTGCGGGACACCGGCACCGCGCAGGAATCGGCCCGGAACCCGCTGCTGCCCGCCCGGACCCTGCGCCGGATGATCGAGCTGATCCAGCTGTCGGCCTGA
- a CDS encoding DoxX family protein produces the protein MNTAYWIVAGLLALFYLYGGGVKVVRSREQLRPMMAWVDSTPMPAVRAIGTVEVLGAIGLLLPPLTGIAPWLAPAAAIGFIVLQIGATRVHLRRADRQITLNITLLLAAAVVSWLSTTWL, from the coding sequence GTGAACACTGCCTACTGGATCGTCGCCGGCCTGCTCGCCCTCTTCTACCTCTACGGGGGCGGGGTGAAGGTGGTCCGCAGCCGTGAGCAGCTCCGGCCGATGATGGCTTGGGTGGACAGCACACCGATGCCGGCCGTCAGGGCCATCGGGACAGTCGAAGTGCTCGGTGCGATCGGGCTGCTCCTCCCGCCACTGACCGGCATCGCGCCCTGGCTGGCCCCGGCTGCCGCCATCGGGTTCATCGTCCTGCAGATCGGCGCGACCAGGGTTCACCTGCGCCGGGCAGACCGTCAGATCACCCTCAACATCACGCTCCTCCTCGCCGCTGCCGTGGTCAGCTGGCTGTCGACGACCTGGCTGTGA
- a CDS encoding amidase — protein sequence MRDALWKLSAAAQAAAVRGGEISAVELIDSHLERIAEVNPQVNAVTQLLAERARQAAERTDRRRAAGEELGPLAGVPFTVKESTAIEGVPTTFGTPRFRDLVAPVDAPPVARLRAAGAIPIGHSNMPTLILAGMHTRSELFGDTANPWDPARTPGGTSGGDAVAVATGMAALGLGNDSGGSVRVPAQFCGVAGLKPTTGRFPADHRILGPDDPGPASQLLVTDGPFARTVGDLRLAYEVLVGTDPRDPRAVPVPAYGEPLSGSLKVAVVADPGGHGVHPTVRAAIAAAAEALRDAGYEVHEVPDVPRLDEALEAYGRITVTEFAPTWPVVRGLLGEGGDRYIEMTMQRTPPASADEFMKLMGSWLNIRRSWAEFLHEYPLLLGPSFTEPPVEPGLESRDRAGRDRVGSGMRLCTATSFVGVPGVAVPTGLADGLPTGVQIVGRAFREDLCLAAAQAVEDGLGILTPVEPIVGKSTGN from the coding sequence ATGCGGGACGCCCTGTGGAAACTGTCGGCCGCCGCGCAGGCGGCGGCGGTGCGTGGCGGAGAGATCTCGGCGGTCGAACTGATCGACAGTCACCTGGAGCGCATCGCGGAGGTCAACCCGCAGGTGAACGCGGTCACCCAGCTCCTGGCGGAGCGTGCCCGGCAGGCCGCCGAGCGGACGGACCGGCGCCGCGCCGCGGGGGAGGAGCTGGGGCCGCTCGCGGGGGTGCCGTTCACGGTGAAGGAGTCCACGGCCATCGAGGGCGTGCCGACCACGTTCGGCACCCCGCGCTTCCGCGACCTGGTGGCGCCGGTGGACGCGCCCCCAGTGGCCCGGCTGCGGGCGGCCGGGGCGATCCCGATCGGGCACAGCAACATGCCCACCCTGATCCTGGCCGGGATGCACACCCGCAGCGAACTCTTCGGCGACACGGCCAATCCCTGGGATCCCGCTCGGACCCCGGGTGGCACGAGCGGAGGCGACGCGGTGGCCGTCGCAACGGGCATGGCCGCGCTCGGCCTGGGCAACGACTCCGGCGGATCGGTGCGGGTCCCGGCCCAGTTCTGCGGGGTTGCGGGACTGAAGCCGACCACCGGCCGCTTCCCCGCCGACCACCGGATCCTCGGTCCGGACGACCCCGGCCCGGCCTCCCAACTGCTGGTCACCGACGGCCCGTTCGCCCGCACAGTCGGCGATCTACGGCTGGCGTACGAGGTGCTGGTCGGCACCGATCCGCGCGACCCACGGGCCGTGCCGGTGCCCGCCTACGGTGAGCCGCTGTCCGGGTCCTTGAAGGTCGCGGTCGTGGCGGATCCCGGCGGGCACGGCGTCCACCCCACGGTGCGCGCGGCCATCGCGGCCGCAGCCGAGGCCCTGCGCGACGCCGGGTACGAGGTGCACGAAGTGCCTGATGTGCCGCGACTGGACGAGGCGTTGGAGGCGTACGGCCGGATCACCGTGACCGAGTTCGCCCCGACCTGGCCGGTGGTACGGGGGCTCCTCGGCGAGGGCGGTGACCGCTATATCGAGATGACGATGCAGCGGACCCCGCCCGCCAGCGCGGACGAGTTCATGAAACTCATGGGCAGTTGGCTGAACATCCGCCGCTCCTGGGCCGAATTCCTCCACGAGTACCCGCTGTTGCTCGGCCCGTCGTTCACCGAACCACCCGTCGAGCCGGGGCTGGAGTCGCGCGACCGGGCCGGGCGGGACCGGGTCGGGTCGGGAATGCGCCTGTGCACCGCGACCAGCTTCGTGGGCGTACCCGGGGTGGCCGTACCGACCGGCCTGGCCGACGGGCTGCCGACCGGGGTGCAGATCGTCGGGCGCGCGTTCCGGGAAGACCTGTGCCTGGCCGCGGCCCAGGCGGTCGAGGACGGGCTCGGCATCCTCACACCGGTCGAGCCGATCGTCGGGAAATCCACCGGCAATTGA
- a CDS encoding cupin domain-containing protein, with protein sequence MTDESKASEPMADPTVSVVGPGDGETILLGTTRLRVLEDGSNTGHRLGLAESVLAPHTPGPPQHRHAQHDEGFYVISGTVRFTVGAKDYDATAGTLVMVPPGAPHTFANLTDQPAVMLSTFTPDLYVQYFRDLQDMIAGGQAPTPQAQIETMSRYATEPATDFTHRPGDRGQES encoded by the coding sequence ATGACTGACGAATCGAAAGCCAGTGAGCCGATGGCCGACCCCACCGTTTCGGTGGTCGGTCCGGGCGACGGTGAGACGATCCTCCTGGGCACCACGCGACTGCGCGTCCTGGAAGACGGCAGCAACACCGGGCACCGCCTCGGCCTCGCCGAGTCCGTCCTCGCACCGCACACACCCGGACCACCGCAGCATCGCCATGCCCAGCACGACGAGGGTTTCTACGTCATCTCCGGCACGGTGCGCTTCACGGTCGGAGCCAAGGACTACGACGCGACGGCGGGCACGCTCGTGATGGTCCCGCCCGGAGCCCCACACACCTTCGCCAACCTGACCGACCAACCGGCCGTCATGCTCAGCACGTTCACACCGGACCTGTACGTGCAGTACTTCCGGGACCTGCAGGACATGATCGCCGGCGGTCAGGCACCGACCCCACAGGCGCAGATCGAGACGATGAGCCGCTACGCCACCGAGCCCGCCACCGACTTCACCCACAGGCCGGGTGACCGAGGACAGGAATCGTGA
- a CDS encoding TetR/AcrR family transcriptional regulator, whose amino-acid sequence MPRQVDHEGRRHRIAEAVCLLADEHGLEGVTLRDVAARAQVSMGAVQRCFRNKEEMLVFALGHIGERITERVRARLLRSPAQSAGTNLGHAVTEIALLQEEHRAEARVWLAFVAQAAVSEPLADTLKTNYAALQETFAQLIREAGESAGSAAPPVDPQGEARTLLALADGLTTHVLIGHLTPQQAADVLHAQLATLWDRLSGPATAP is encoded by the coding sequence ATGCCCAGGCAGGTGGACCACGAGGGCCGACGGCACCGGATCGCCGAGGCCGTCTGCCTCCTCGCAGACGAACACGGGCTGGAGGGTGTCACCTTGCGCGACGTCGCGGCCCGCGCGCAGGTGTCGATGGGTGCCGTCCAGCGCTGCTTCCGCAACAAGGAGGAGATGCTCGTGTTCGCGCTCGGGCACATCGGCGAGCGGATCACCGAGCGCGTACGGGCCCGTCTCCTCAGGAGTCCGGCCCAGTCGGCCGGCACCAACTTGGGCCACGCGGTCACCGAAATCGCACTGCTCCAGGAAGAACACCGCGCCGAGGCACGGGTCTGGCTCGCCTTCGTCGCTCAAGCGGCTGTCAGCGAACCGCTCGCCGACACGCTGAAGACCAACTACGCAGCCCTGCAGGAGACGTTCGCCCAACTCATCCGGGAGGCCGGCGAGAGCGCCGGGAGCGCCGCGCCGCCCGTCGACCCGCAAGGCGAGGCCCGGACCCTCCTCGCGCTCGCGGACGGCCTCACCACGCACGTCCTCATCGGCCATCTCACCCCGCAACAGGCGGCAGACGTGCTCCACGCCCAGCTGGCCACGCTCTGGGACCGGCTGTCCGGCCCGGCCACAGCGCCTTGA
- a CDS encoding serine hydrolase domain-containing protein, producing the protein MRDQARQKVRSSGRRRGGQRTAVPTAAAVAVGVLAMGVLAPPTAFAAARPDTVQQGLNALVRTDGIPAALASVMDRDGRTHNYTAGVGDLTTGAKVPVDGQVRIGSNTKTFTAVVVLQLVAEGKVDLDASVDTYLPGLVRGDGIDGRHITVRQLLQHTSGLPDYSAYIADDTLQHQYFDPRDLLDTALQHKADFAPGTNWEYSNTNYLLAGLIIQKVTGRPLAEQIDQRIIQRIGLRHTYFPTPGDMTIREPHPEGYHRESAGAPLRDFTEIDPSAAWAAGELISTNSDLDRFFTALLGGRLLPAAQLAQMRTTVPVGDTGIRYGLGLMSRPLPCGGVYWGHGGDIPGYETRGGVADNGRAVNVAVTIIPTAQETKQVESVVEAALCR; encoded by the coding sequence ATGCGTGATCAGGCACGGCAGAAGGTTCGCTCTTCCGGACGGCGGCGGGGTGGTCAGCGCACGGCGGTGCCGACCGCGGCCGCGGTGGCCGTGGGCGTCCTGGCGATGGGTGTCCTGGCGCCGCCCACGGCGTTCGCCGCCGCCAGGCCGGACACCGTCCAGCAGGGCCTGAACGCGCTGGTGCGCACCGACGGCATACCCGCCGCGCTGGCGAGCGTCATGGACCGCGACGGTCGCACCCATAACTACACCGCCGGGGTCGGCGACCTGACCACCGGCGCGAAGGTGCCCGTCGACGGTCAGGTGCGGATCGGCAGCAACACCAAGACGTTCACCGCGGTGGTCGTGCTGCAACTCGTCGCCGAAGGCAAGGTGGACCTGGACGCCTCCGTCGACACCTACCTGCCGGGCCTCGTCCGCGGGGACGGGATCGACGGACGTCACATCACCGTCCGCCAGCTGCTCCAGCACACCAGCGGACTTCCCGACTACTCCGCCTACATTGCCGACGACACCCTTCAGCACCAGTACTTCGACCCTCGCGACCTCCTCGACACCGCCCTCCAGCACAAGGCCGACTTCGCCCCCGGGACGAACTGGGAGTACAGCAACACGAATTACCTGCTGGCCGGCCTGATCATCCAGAAGGTCACAGGCCGACCCCTCGCCGAGCAGATCGACCAGCGCATCATCCAGCGGATCGGGCTGCGCCACACCTACTTCCCCACCCCCGGCGACATGACCATCCGAGAGCCCCACCCCGAGGGCTACCACAGGGAGTCGGCGGGCGCGCCGCTGCGTGACTTCACCGAAATCGATCCCTCCGCAGCCTGGGCGGCAGGTGAGTTGATCTCCACCAACTCCGACCTCGACCGGTTCTTCACCGCGCTGCTCGGCGGCCGCCTCCTCCCGGCGGCCCAGCTCGCACAGATGCGCACCACCGTCCCCGTCGGGGACACCGGCATCCGCTACGGACTGGGGCTCATGAGCAGGCCGCTGCCGTGCGGTGGTGTCTACTGGGGCCACGGCGGTGACATCCCCGGATACGAGACCCGGGGCGGCGTCGCCGACAACGGCCGCGCCGTCAATGTCGCGGTGACCATCATCCCGACCGCCCAGGAAACGAAGCAGGTCGAGAGTGTCGTGGAGGCGGCCCTGTGCCGCTGA
- a CDS encoding SDR family oxidoreductase encodes MPVLANKVCVVNGAASTIGRAVAERFASEGAVVVGVDQVDHSVGDHVVRADLTDEPQVQAMYEEVVRRHGRLDVIYNNMGLMDRGDHSVLDTSLETWRRVHDANLTSIFLSCKHGIPHLLNTQPAGGSVINSASFLAAVGSATAPMAYAAAKAGVVQLTRDLGVHLARSGVRVNAVLFGPIETPDQRAVFDRNPGALEKRLVHWPMGRFGTLEEAAGAITFLASDDSGFITATALPLDGGITEAFTVPE; translated from the coding sequence GTGCCCGTACTCGCCAACAAGGTCTGCGTCGTCAATGGCGCCGCCAGCACGATCGGACGGGCGGTGGCCGAGCGGTTCGCGAGCGAGGGCGCTGTGGTCGTCGGCGTGGACCAGGTCGATCACTCCGTCGGCGACCACGTGGTGCGGGCGGACCTGACTGATGAACCCCAGGTCCAGGCCATGTACGAAGAGGTCGTGCGCAGGCACGGCCGCCTGGACGTCATCTACAACAACATGGGGTTGATGGACCGCGGCGACCACTCCGTGCTGGACACCAGCCTGGAAACCTGGCGCAGGGTGCACGATGCGAACCTGACCAGCATCTTCCTGTCCTGCAAGCACGGGATCCCGCACCTGCTGAACACCCAACCGGCCGGCGGGTCCGTCATCAACTCCGCGTCGTTCCTGGCCGCCGTCGGGTCGGCGACGGCCCCGATGGCGTATGCGGCCGCCAAGGCCGGGGTCGTGCAGCTGACCAGGGACCTGGGCGTCCATCTCGCGCGCAGTGGGGTACGCGTCAACGCGGTGCTGTTCGGGCCGATTGAGACGCCGGACCAGCGGGCCGTCTTCGACCGCAATCCAGGAGCTCTGGAGAAGCGGCTGGTGCACTGGCCGATGGGACGATTCGGCACGTTGGAGGAGGCTGCCGGAGCGATCACCTTCCTCGCCAGCGATGATTCGGGCTTCATCACCGCCACCGCACTGCCACTCGACGGTGGCATCACCGAAGCGTTCACTGTCCCGGAATGA
- a CDS encoding LysR family transcriptional regulator has protein sequence MELRTLRYFVAVAEELHFGRAASRLHMSQPPLSRAIKQLETELGAVLFDRSSAGVSLTAAGAVLLDEARALLDRADRVRVRVAAAAGAATLTVGILGDSTDPGATRLADAYHRRHPRVEVRIRESDLTDPTCGLHAGLVDVALTRGPFDETGLTVHQLRADPVGALLRADDPLARRGSLKLADLADRRWFQFPPGTDPSWQAYWNGGEPRQGPVVRAVQECRQAVLWNGTVGMTPLDHESPAGLTVVPLLDMPPSRVVAAWNEGDTNPLIRSFVQIATAAYHD, from the coding sequence ATGGAGCTACGCACGCTGCGCTACTTCGTGGCGGTCGCCGAGGAACTCCACTTCGGCCGGGCCGCCTCCCGGCTGCACATGAGCCAGCCGCCGCTGAGCCGGGCGATCAAGCAGTTGGAGACCGAGCTCGGTGCCGTGCTGTTCGACCGGTCGTCCGCCGGGGTCTCGCTCACCGCGGCGGGGGCGGTGCTGCTCGATGAGGCGCGCGCCCTGCTCGACCGGGCCGACCGGGTACGGGTGCGCGTGGCCGCGGCGGCCGGCGCCGCCACCCTCACCGTCGGCATCCTGGGCGACAGCACCGACCCGGGCGCGACCCGGCTGGCCGACGCCTACCACCGGCGGCACCCGCGCGTCGAGGTCCGCATCCGCGAGAGCGACCTGACCGATCCCACCTGCGGGCTGCACGCCGGCCTGGTCGACGTCGCCCTGACCCGCGGCCCCTTCGACGAGACCGGCCTGACCGTGCACCAGCTGCGCGCCGACCCGGTGGGCGCGCTGCTGCGCGCAGACGATCCGCTGGCCCGCCGCGGCAGCCTGAAGCTGGCCGACCTGGCCGACCGGCGCTGGTTCCAGTTCCCCCCGGGCACCGACCCCAGCTGGCAGGCGTACTGGAACGGCGGGGAACCTCGCCAGGGCCCGGTGGTGCGCGCCGTCCAGGAATGCCGGCAGGCCGTTCTCTGGAACGGCACGGTCGGCATGACCCCCCTGGACCACGAGTCACCAGCGGGGCTCACCGTGGTGCCGCTGCTCGACATGCCGCCCAGCCGCGTGGTCGCGGCATGGAACGAGGGCGACACGAATCCGCTGATCCGCTCGTTCGTCCAGATCGCGACCGCCGCCTACCACGACTGA
- a CDS encoding class I SAM-dependent methyltransferase: protein MADEIFEHPRLAAIYDPLDPDRSDLHAYLHLARQLDARQVLDIGCGTGVFALLLADRGIEVVGVDPARASIEVARSKPGGDRVRWICGDATALPPLQVDLATMTANVAQQIVAPHTWQRTLEGAYEALRPGGHLVFETRDPAKRAWEAWNRAASHGVTEILNVGAVESWGELLDVSGPLVTFRWNYVFAADGQQLTSDSTLRFRERQEIEADLIAQGYVLQEVRDAPDRPGKEFVFVAQRP from the coding sequence ATGGCTGATGAGATCTTCGAACACCCGCGGCTGGCGGCGATCTACGACCCCCTCGACCCGGATCGCAGCGACCTTCACGCCTACCTGCACCTCGCCCGGCAACTCGATGCGAGGCAGGTGCTGGACATCGGCTGCGGCACCGGCGTCTTCGCACTTCTGCTGGCTGATCGCGGGATCGAGGTCGTAGGGGTCGATCCGGCCCGAGCCTCGATCGAGGTGGCCCGCAGCAAGCCGGGTGGTGATCGGGTGCGCTGGATCTGCGGTGACGCAACGGCGCTGCCACCGCTGCAGGTCGACCTCGCCACCATGACGGCGAACGTCGCCCAGCAGATCGTCGCTCCGCACACCTGGCAGCGAACGCTCGAAGGGGCATACGAAGCCCTGCGCCCTGGTGGGCACCTGGTCTTCGAGACCCGCGACCCGGCCAAACGCGCCTGGGAGGCGTGGAACCGCGCGGCCTCGCACGGGGTCACGGAGATCCTGAACGTCGGCGCGGTCGAGAGCTGGGGCGAACTGCTCGACGTGAGCGGACCCTTGGTGACGTTTCGCTGGAACTACGTGTTCGCCGCGGACGGGCAGCAGCTCACCTCCGACTCGACCCTGAGGTTCCGGGAACGCCAGGAGATCGAGGCGGACCTGATCGCGCAGGGATACGTGCTGCAGGAGGTCCGGGACGCACCCGATCGTCCGGGCAAGGAGTTCGTCTTCGTCGCCCAGCGGCCCTGA